GAAGGGATCCCAATCCTGTCCATAAATGTTTTGTTTGAACTAATAGCGTTCATTCTCCCACCACCGATAAGTTATTTTTTGGTTAAGCGCTTAATTCTTTTTGATAAAAAAGTATGCGCTTACATTATGAGGTCGTCAATTAAATTTTTGACAATTTACAACTTTCTTTTATAGAGGCAGTCTATTTACTTATTGGAGAATAAAATAATGACGAGTATGAAAAGAAAGAAATGCCTTATAGAAGGGGGGACTACTATATAAAGGCTCGGTTTTCTTTGCTATATCAGTATTTTAAAAGAGTATATTTGTAGCTTTTTAGAGTGTTTATTTCTAATTATTAATTTTTATTTTTATGTAATACGTATATTGAGGGAATGCAAAATTCGGATGAAAAGAGGAGTATTCAAAAAAATAAAAATGTTTTCAATTTAGAATCAAGTGTGTATAATGAAGAAAAATAGGGAAAGCGCTTAACTTAATTTAATACGCTAAACCCTATAGACTTTCATTTTGTTTCTTAAATTTTAATATAGAGGGAGAAATCATATGAACGTTTTAAAGATTGGGATTATTGGTGCTGGACGAATTGGGAAACTACATGTTGATAATTTGCAGCTTATGCCACAAGTAAAAATTAAAGCGGTTTCAGATGTAGTAATTGGTCATCTAGAAAAGTGGGCTCAAGATAAAGGAATTTCCACTCTGACTACAAACTATCAGGATTTATTAGCAGATCCAGAAATTGATGCTGTCTTTATTTGTTCACCAACAAATACACATGCGCAAATTATTAAAGAAGCGGCTCTTGCGAAAAAACATATTTTCTGTGAAAAGCCTGTTAGTTTCTCAGTAGAAGAAACATTAGAAGCATTAGAAGTGGTGAAAGAACAGGGGGTATCTCTTCAAGTAGGTTTTAATCGTCGTTTTGATCCGAACTTCAGGAAAGTTTATGATTTTATTCAACAAGGAGAAGTGGGACAGCCGCATATTTTAAAAATTACGTCACGCGATCCACAACCGCCAAGTATAGAATATGTTCGCTCTTCAGGCGGATTGTTTATGGACATGATGATTCATGATTTTGATATGGCTCGTTATGTGATGAATAGTGAAGTCGTTGAAGTATTTGCATATGGAACAACATTAATTGATCCATCCATTCAGGAAGTACATGATGTTGATACTGCAATTGTCACATTAAAATTTGCGAATGGAGCTTTAGGTGTAATTGATAATAGCCGCCAAGCTGTTTATGGATATGACCAGCGTGTGGAAGTGTTTGGTGAAAAAGGCGCGGTTGCTGCGGATAATTGCTGCCCGACAACAGTTCAAGTGTCAAAAACAGAAGGTATTGTAAAAGATAAGCCGCTTTATTTCTTCTTAGAGCGTTACACGCAGGCTTACATTGAGGAAGTAACACAATTTACAAAGTCAATTATAGAAGGACAAGCTGTTATTTGCAGTGGTAATGATGGGTTACAAGCGGAGCGAATTGCGAAAGCTGCGAAGGAATCCTTACTAACAGGAAAACCCGTACAAATTGAACATAAACAGCCTGCATTAAATCAATAAAGAGAGCGCTTACTTATAGATAGATAAAGAGTAATGAATAGTATATTTATAAAAATATGAACCTTATCATTCATTCATAAAGCATGGGAGGTAGTAACAATGAATCCACTTATTTTTAAAGAAAATCGTCCATTTGACTTAATTGCAGTTGGACGTTTATGCGTTGATTTAAATGCCAATGAAACACAACGTCCTATGGAAGAAACAAGAACGTTTACTAAGTATGTGGGAGGTTCTCCTGCGAACATTGCGATTGGTGCGGCGCGTCTCGGCTTACAAACGGGATTTATCGGTAAAGTGTCCGATGATCAAATGGGCCGTTTTATTACAGGGTACTTAAAGGACAATAAGATTAATACAGACCAGATACCTATCGATTGTACAGGTGCAGTGACAGGTCTAGCATTTACAGAAATTAAAAGCCCTGAAGATTGTAGTATTTTAATGTACCGCGACAATGTCGCAGATTTAAACCTTGATCCAACAGAGGTATCTGAGGACTATATTAAACAATCAAAAGCACTCTTAATTTCAGGAACAGCTTTAGCGAAAAGTCCTTCTCGCGAGGCGGTATTTCTAGCATTAGAATATGCGCGTAAGCATGATGTAGTTGTATTTTTTGATGTGGATTACCGCCCTTATACATGGCAGTCAGAAGCTGAAACGGCTGTGTATTACAATCTAGCGGCTGAAAAATCTGATGTCATTATTGGAACGCGTGAAGAATTCGATATGATGGAAAAACTATTAAACTATGAAAAATCTAATGACCAAGTTACGGCTGAAAGATGGTTTTCTCATCATGCGAAAATCGTTGTAATTAAACATGGCGGGGATGGTTCAATCGCTTATACGAGAGACGGTCAGTCTCACCGAG
This genomic window from Bacillus anthracis str. Vollum contains:
- the iolG gene encoding inositol 2-dehydrogenase encodes the protein MNVLKIGIIGAGRIGKLHVDNLQLMPQVKIKAVSDVVIGHLEKWAQDKGISTLTTNYQDLLADPEIDAVFICSPTNTHAQIIKEAALAKKHIFCEKPVSFSVEETLEALEVVKEQGVSLQVGFNRRFDPNFRKVYDFIQQGEVGQPHILKITSRDPQPPSIEYVRSSGGLFMDMMIHDFDMARYVMNSEVVEVFAYGTTLIDPSIQEVHDVDTAIVTLKFANGALGVIDNSRQAVYGYDQRVEVFGEKGAVAADNCCPTTVQVSKTEGIVKDKPLYFFLERYTQAYIEEVTQFTKSIIEGQAVICSGNDGLQAERIAKAAKESLLTGKPVQIEHKQPALNQ
- the iolC gene encoding 5-dehydro-2-deoxygluconokinase gives rise to the protein MNPLIFKENRPFDLIAVGRLCVDLNANETQRPMEETRTFTKYVGGSPANIAIGAARLGLQTGFIGKVSDDQMGRFITGYLKDNKINTDQIPIDCTGAVTGLAFTEIKSPEDCSILMYRDNVADLNLDPTEVSEDYIKQSKALLISGTALAKSPSREAVFLALEYARKHDVVVFFDVDYRPYTWQSEAETAVYYNLAAEKSDVIIGTREEFDMMEKLLNYEKSNDQVTAERWFSHHAKIVVIKHGGDGSIAYTRDGQSHRGGIFKTKVLKTFGAGDSYASAFIYGLMQGLEIPQAMRLGGASASIVISKHSCSDAMPTRAEISAFMETAEELV